From a region of the Mucilaginibacter auburnensis genome:
- the rlmH gene encoding 23S rRNA (pseudouridine(1915)-N(3))-methyltransferase RlmH, with the protein MKITILVIGKTEDDYLKQGIDKYIKRLKHYTKLEVIELPELKNTKALSQDQQKAREAELLLKKINANDHVILLDERGSEFSSKQFAGYIDKRGHAAADLVFIVGGPYGFDQDVYNRANDKLSLSRMTFSHQMIRLFFVEQLYRAYTILKGEPYHHE; encoded by the coding sequence ATGAAGATAACAATCCTGGTTATTGGTAAAACAGAAGATGATTATTTAAAACAGGGTATTGATAAATACATTAAACGCCTTAAGCATTACACCAAACTGGAGGTGATTGAATTACCCGAGCTTAAAAACACTAAAGCCTTAAGTCAGGATCAGCAGAAAGCCAGAGAAGCAGAACTTCTGCTCAAAAAAATAAACGCTAATGACCATGTTATTTTATTAGACGAACGCGGTAGCGAGTTCTCGTCCAAACAGTTCGCCGGTTATATTGATAAACGCGGCCATGCCGCTGCCGATCTGGTTTTTATTGTAGGCGGCCCATACGGTTTTGATCAGGATGTTTATAATCGGGCCAACGATAAGCTTTCGCTATCGCGCATGACGTTCTCCCACCAAATGATCCGGCTGTTTTTTGTAGAGCAACTTTACAGGGCTTACACCATTTTAAAAGGCGAGCCCTATCATCACGAATAA
- a CDS encoding Gfo/Idh/MocA family protein, translated as MGTVNWGIIGCGDVTEVKSGPPLYKVPNSRLAAVMRRDAVKAEDYARRHGVGKWYNNAYQLLDDKEINAVYIATPPSSHMEYALAAIERGLNVYIDKPVTLNAEQARQIASALKHSSSKVSVAHYRRALPSYLYIKDLLASGAIGDVRSVQIRTWKNAKPEQQEKSSDNWRTNPHFSGGGYFHDLSPHQLDLMLFYFGVPVKYSGFSINQAGAYHADDHTSGNIIFGNGVVVNGSWCFNVTPSEFTDECVMVGSKGSISFPFFNEPYTIRLKTEQGETAKTFVQPEHIAYPMIEKVVNYFNNNGENPSDINDAIVVMEIIDTFAKKAL; from the coding sequence ATGGGAACAGTAAACTGGGGAATTATAGGCTGTGGCGACGTAACCGAAGTAAAAAGCGGTCCACCGTTATACAAGGTACCTAACAGCCGCCTTGCAGCGGTAATGCGCCGTGATGCTGTTAAAGCGGAAGATTACGCCCGCAGGCACGGCGTAGGTAAATGGTATAACAATGCCTACCAATTACTTGATGATAAGGAGATCAACGCGGTTTATATAGCTACTCCACCGTCGTCTCACATGGAATATGCTTTGGCGGCAATTGAACGTGGCTTAAACGTGTATATTGATAAACCCGTAACTTTAAACGCAGAACAGGCCCGACAAATAGCCAGCGCGCTCAAACATAGCAGCAGCAAGGTTTCCGTTGCACATTATCGCCGGGCGCTGCCCAGCTATCTTTATATAAAAGATCTGTTAGCCAGTGGTGCCATTGGCGATGTGCGCAGTGTACAAATACGTACCTGGAAAAATGCCAAACCCGAACAGCAGGAAAAGTCATCTGACAACTGGCGGACAAATCCGCATTTTTCGGGCGGTGGTTACTTTCATGATCTGTCACCTCATCAGTTAGACCTAATGTTGTTTTACTTTGGTGTTCCGGTAAAGTACAGCGGATTTTCTATTAACCAAGCCGGAGCCTACCATGCAGATGATCACACCAGTGGTAATATTATTTTCGGTAATGGTGTTGTAGTAAATGGTTCATGGTGCTTTAATGTGACTCCATCTGAATTTACTGATGAATGCGTTATGGTGGGAAGTAAAGGCAGTATCAGTTTTCCGTTTTTCAACGAGCCATATACTATCCGTTTGAAAACAGAACAAGGCGAAACGGCTAAAACCTTTGTACAACCCGAGCATATTGCCTATCCTATGATAGAAAAAGTGGTGAACTATTTCAATAACAACGGCGAAAATCCAAGCGACATAAATGACGCAATTGTTGTGATGGAAATAATAGACACCTTCGCTAAAAAGGCCTTATAA
- a CDS encoding MutS-related protein, whose product MEDIINLYQKEASAAAQEAGRYKKLSDQYSLLRLVVFFLMAIAVYAGIVTNDFTVIAISFVILLLVFAWLVQRQSGYEQKRKYYTDLERVYNNELNFISNSANIYSNGAAYNNEKHFYTSDLDIFGPASLFNLVNRAATSLGNNKLAAWLSAPSDRANIIKRQQAVEEIARKGQWKPEMQTLLLFANGTDINRFQQLFSYLKTPLNIPGERMLSKYITVAPILLTAALIGSYFSPLAKLVALFLAAANLVIVSSKGSYIVKSSFIADKISEALAAYAVAFEKIEQENWSCTLTAELANRIISKQTSKHIAQLSQLIHKLGYNLVMLVNLVLNVFFLWALKQVIAIEKWKRDNYQDLEDAFDVIAEFEALYSLAGLRINYADWTVPEIAEGEGYTVTGKALAHPLIKKSGRVENDYELNDTHKIDIITGSNMAGKSTFLRTVGINAVLALSGAPVCAKSMRVSVITLVSYMRIKDSLNESTSTFKAELDRLQMLLAAVEHEPNVFFLIDEMLRGTNSVDKYLGSKAVIEQLIKKRGVGMVATHDLQIAQLEQKYPHYVRNYYFDIRISDGQMVFDYKLKPGECKTFNASLLLKQIGIDVDTTADGL is encoded by the coding sequence ATGGAAGATATAATTAACCTATACCAAAAAGAAGCCTCTGCAGCCGCTCAGGAAGCAGGCAGATACAAAAAACTGTCAGATCAATACTCATTGTTAAGATTGGTTGTGTTTTTTTTAATGGCTATTGCTGTATACGCCGGTATAGTTACCAATGATTTTACGGTTATAGCTATTAGCTTTGTCATCTTATTATTGGTTTTTGCCTGGCTGGTTCAACGCCAAAGTGGTTACGAGCAAAAAAGAAAGTATTATACTGATTTGGAGCGAGTTTATAATAACGAGCTCAACTTCATATCAAACAGCGCCAATATTTACAGTAATGGCGCTGCCTATAACAATGAGAAGCACTTTTATACTTCTGATCTGGACATATTTGGGCCTGCATCGTTATTCAACCTGGTAAACCGCGCGGCAACATCTTTAGGCAATAATAAATTGGCAGCATGGCTAAGCGCCCCCTCAGACAGAGCCAATATCATAAAGCGCCAGCAAGCTGTCGAGGAAATTGCCCGCAAAGGCCAATGGAAGCCTGAAATGCAAACTTTATTACTGTTTGCTAATGGTACTGATATAAATCGTTTTCAGCAGTTGTTCAGCTATCTTAAAACCCCGTTAAACATCCCGGGCGAAAGGATGCTGTCGAAATACATTACGGTGGCTCCAATATTACTGACCGCCGCGCTGATTGGCAGCTATTTTAGTCCCCTTGCTAAATTGGTGGCGCTTTTTCTGGCTGCCGCCAATCTGGTTATTGTATCATCAAAAGGCAGTTACATTGTCAAATCATCGTTTATTGCAGATAAAATAAGCGAGGCTTTAGCGGCTTATGCTGTCGCTTTTGAAAAGATAGAACAAGAGAACTGGAGCTGTACCTTGACGGCGGAATTAGCCAATCGCATTATAAGTAAGCAAACTTCAAAACACATAGCACAGCTTTCGCAGCTTATACATAAACTGGGATATAACCTGGTGATGTTGGTGAACTTGGTATTAAACGTGTTCTTTTTGTGGGCCCTAAAACAAGTTATCGCCATTGAAAAATGGAAACGCGACAATTACCAGGATCTTGAAGATGCGTTTGATGTGATAGCTGAATTTGAGGCGCTATATAGTTTAGCAGGTTTGCGCATCAACTACGCCGACTGGACAGTTCCGGAAATTGCAGAAGGCGAGGGCTACACCGTAACGGGAAAAGCTTTGGCACACCCGCTCATTAAAAAGTCGGGCAGGGTAGAGAACGATTATGAGCTTAACGATACGCACAAAATAGATATCATTACCGGCTCTAACATGGCTGGCAAAAGTACTTTTTTACGCACGGTAGGTATCAACGCCGTTTTGGCACTTAGCGGTGCACCGGTTTGCGCCAAAAGTATGCGTGTATCTGTAATTACCTTGGTAAGCTATATGCGTATCAAGGATTCGCTTAACGAAAGTACATCAACCTTCAAAGCTGAGCTTGACCGCTTACAGATGTTGCTTGCCGCTGTTGAGCATGAACCAAATGTTTTCTTTTTAATAGATGAGATGCTGCGCGGAACCAACTCGGTTGATAAGTACCTTGGCTCAAAAGCCGTAATTGAACAGTTAATTAAAAAAAGGGGTGTGGGTATGGTAGCAACGCACGATCTGCAAATTGCGCAACTGGAACAGAAATACCCTCACTATGTGCGCAATTACTACTTCGACATACGTATAAGCGATGGACAAATGGTTTTTGATTACAAACTGAAACCCGGCGAGTGCAAAACCTTTAACGCCAGCCTGCTGCTAAAACAGATAGGTATTGACGTTGATACGACTGCCGACGGTTTGTAA
- a CDS encoding DUF6496 domain-containing protein, which translates to MAKYSEKASDKVEETMHEMKEGKLKTGTGKKVTSKKQAIAIGLSEARKEGAKVPKKKD; encoded by the coding sequence ATGGCAAAGTATTCAGAAAAGGCGAGTGACAAGGTTGAGGAAACCATGCACGAAATGAAAGAAGGCAAGCTTAAAACAGGCACAGGCAAAAAAGTAACCAGTAAAAAGCAGGCAATAGCCATTGGCCTTTCGGAAGCAAGAAAAGAGGGGGCCAAAGTGCCTAAGAAGAAAGATTAA
- a CDS encoding putative porin has translation MPPYNNGGYNNGGYNNNGNYNNDPRYRTNNFNDTSRTNSGKPLTTSQMIDTLRKREKQRMDSVIFNTRFIKITNEALLRDSTQLFPLDTSLTDFENYNPLFYARNPKISLDGTMGRMARPLLFEPRKTIGFDVGQYGLEPWLFTTDDVYYFNARVPYTLLTMVASGSKEQYFKAFHTQNVKPNWNVGFHLSFMGSNGTYANNRILGQNVSNFTGNIFSWYESTNKRYNLLSTVIFNNLKSPETGSILNETLFTSSTGSFDKGTERVRLPNSFANWRQTQLHIKQFYYVGRIDTTVVKNKSAANILPTQRLSHTLNISQNKYIYQQGDQDVYHVFPDYYFSSNRTKDSLTVNHIQNEFSYSFYLRGKSNEFVKNEFKLDVGLTHDLYNYNQFVVDTVLNQEGVKVVLPQKQQQANFQNITLNGRASYRLSDKINLQASVNQIVVGRNFGDFLYDAKLLLSGNQKTGRIILNAYQQSSSPSLVATSWITNHYIFNNKFANQKTTALSFNYINDALAFDVKAEYFLLNDYIYYEASPGGIDAHPVQLTNPANLLKISVGKNIEFGNWHFDNFVVYQKTDYQKTLRVPELYTYSSLYLNSFLFKVLRTSTGITVRYNTQYTAPSYAVGLGQFYNGADVTFASYPFATVFLKANIKNTDLLVMYDYANQGLFSKGYYTVNRYPQLDAMLKFGVRWNFYQ, from the coding sequence ATGCCACCTTACAACAACGGAGGCTATAACAACGGCGGTTACAATAACAACGGTAATTATAATAATGACCCGCGTTATCGTACTAACAATTTTAATGACACCAGCAGGACCAACAGCGGTAAACCATTAACCACCAGCCAAATGATTGATACGCTGCGCAAACGCGAAAAACAGCGTATGGATTCTGTAATTTTTAATACTCGCTTTATTAAAATAACTAACGAAGCGCTATTACGAGATAGCACTCAACTTTTTCCGTTAGATACCTCGTTAACAGATTTTGAAAACTACAACCCCTTATTTTACGCGCGTAATCCCAAAATAAGTTTAGATGGTACCATGGGCCGTATGGCGCGCCCTTTATTATTTGAACCAAGAAAAACCATTGGTTTTGATGTGGGCCAGTACGGGCTTGAACCGTGGCTATTTACAACTGACGATGTGTATTATTTCAATGCGCGGGTGCCTTATACCCTTTTAACCATGGTGGCAAGTGGTTCAAAAGAACAGTATTTTAAAGCATTTCACACCCAGAACGTAAAGCCTAATTGGAATGTAGGTTTCCATTTAAGTTTCATGGGGTCAAATGGCACATATGCCAACAACCGTATTCTGGGTCAAAATGTAAGTAACTTTACCGGAAACATTTTTAGCTGGTACGAATCAACCAACAAGCGGTACAATTTGTTAAGTACGGTTATATTTAATAACCTCAAATCGCCCGAGACCGGCTCCATACTAAACGAAACTTTATTTACCAGCAGCACCGGTTCATTTGATAAAGGTACCGAGCGCGTGCGCTTACCCAACTCATTTGCCAACTGGCGCCAAACACAGCTGCACATTAAGCAATTTTATTATGTTGGCCGTATTGATACCACTGTTGTAAAAAATAAAAGCGCGGCAAATATTTTACCGACCCAGAGACTATCGCACACCTTGAATATAAGCCAGAATAAATACATTTACCAGCAAGGCGACCAGGATGTTTATCACGTTTTTCCTGATTATTATTTCAGTTCCAACCGAACCAAAGATTCGCTTACGGTAAATCACATTCAAAACGAATTTTCTTACAGCTTTTACCTTAGGGGCAAATCAAACGAATTTGTAAAGAACGAGTTTAAACTGGATGTTGGCCTAACGCACGATCTTTATAACTATAATCAATTTGTAGTAGATACAGTGCTGAACCAGGAGGGAGTAAAAGTGGTGCTGCCTCAAAAACAGCAGCAGGCCAACTTTCAAAACATAACACTTAACGGCCGGGCCAGTTACCGTTTAAGTGATAAGATCAACCTGCAGGCATCAGTAAATCAAATTGTGGTTGGGCGAAATTTTGGCGACTTTCTGTACGATGCAAAACTGCTGCTATCGGGCAATCAAAAAACCGGCAGAATTATCTTAAATGCTTATCAGCAAAGTAGTTCGCCATCACTGGTAGCTACCAGTTGGATAACCAATCATTATATCTTTAATAACAAATTCGCCAATCAAAAAACCACGGCATTATCTTTCAACTATATAAATGATGCTTTAGCTTTTGATGTTAAGGCTGAATATTTTTTATTAAATGATTACATCTATTACGAAGCATCGCCGGGAGGTATTGATGCGCATCCGGTGCAGCTTACCAACCCTGCCAACCTGCTTAAAATAAGCGTAGGCAAAAATATTGAATTTGGTAACTGGCATTTTGATAATTTTGTTGTCTACCAAAAAACAGATTATCAAAAAACCTTACGTGTGCCCGAACTTTATACTTACAGTAGCTTATACCTCAACTCGTTCTTGTTTAAAGTACTAAGAACATCTACAGGGATAACCGTACGTTATAACACGCAATACACAGCGCCATCATACGCGGTTGGCTTAGGGCAGTTTTATAATGGCGCCGATGTTACTTTTGCATCTTACCCTTTCGCCACTGTATTTTTAAAGGCCAACATTAAGAACACCGATCTGCTGGTGATGTATGATTACGCCAACCAGGGCTTATTCAGCAAAGGATATTACACAGTAAACCGCTATCCGCAGTTAGATGCCATGCTGAAATTTGGTGTAAGATGGAATTTTTATCAATAG
- the lpxK gene encoding tetraacyldisaccharide 4'-kinase → MKYLRLLLFPFSLIYGLVVLMRNWCYDAGLLESRSFNLPVISVGNLEIGGAGKSPMTEYLIRLLKDDYKLSTLSRGYGRKTKGFLIANDQADATLIGDEPAQFKHKFPKITVAVCEKRVTGIEHLKADHNLVILDDAYQHRAVKPGLSILLFDYHQITHPQFLLPAGNLREPLSGRWRADVMVISKCPVDIDEQAQQSIAEKLSPLPYQSLFFSTIKYLPSQNMAGHISKVIIDADTTIFLLTGIANPNPLVLHIKKTTSHVIHHNYPDHHSFSLKNITKLANDFNACATQKKLIITTEKDAQRLANDELRPLIDKLPILVQPIGISFLQDQQAFDQIILNYVREYTAHR, encoded by the coding sequence ATGAAATATCTGCGCCTGCTATTATTTCCTTTTTCGCTTATTTACGGTTTGGTAGTGTTGATGCGCAACTGGTGTTATGATGCCGGTTTGTTGGAGAGCAGATCCTTTAATCTGCCTGTAATATCAGTTGGTAATCTGGAAATTGGTGGTGCCGGTAAAAGCCCAATGACGGAGTACCTCATCAGGTTATTAAAGGACGACTATAAACTGAGCACGCTCAGCAGGGGTTATGGCCGTAAAACCAAAGGTTTTTTAATTGCCAATGACCAGGCAGATGCTACACTTATTGGTGATGAGCCTGCTCAATTCAAACATAAATTTCCGAAGATAACAGTAGCAGTTTGCGAAAAACGCGTTACGGGTATAGAGCATTTAAAAGCTGATCATAACCTTGTAATTTTAGATGATGCTTACCAGCACCGCGCTGTAAAACCAGGATTGAGCATTTTGCTGTTCGACTATCATCAAATAACACACCCTCAGTTTTTGTTGCCTGCCGGCAATTTACGCGAACCCCTTAGCGGGCGCTGGCGCGCGGATGTAATGGTTATCAGCAAATGTCCGGTTGATATAGATGAACAAGCACAGCAAAGCATAGCTGAGAAGCTTAGTCCGCTACCCTACCAAAGCTTGTTTTTTAGTACTATAAAATACCTGCCATCGCAAAATATGGCGGGACATATTTCTAAAGTAATTATAGACGCAGATACAACTATTTTTTTACTTACAGGTATTGCCAATCCTAATCCTTTGGTATTGCATATAAAAAAAACTACGTCGCACGTTATTCATCACAATTATCCCGACCATCACAGCTTTAGCTTAAAAAATATCACTAAACTTGCCAATGATTTCAACGCCTGTGCAACGCAAAAAAAACTGATCATCACAACAGAAAAGGATGCGCAGCGTTTAGCAAATGATGAGTTAAGGCCTTTGATTGACAAACTACCTATATTAGTACAGCCAATAGGCATCAGCTTTTTACAAGATCAGCAAGCGTTTGATCAAATAATTTTAAATTATGTTAGAGAATATACAGCACACCGTTAA
- a CDS encoding AI-2E family transporter produces MISKRTIAPFYERLALVLIGLVVLGYLIIQGKELLDPLLFGFLFAILLLPLSNFLERVFKMPRSMSSFLSVILLVGVIALILYMVGRQISFLTADWPMLKNQLSQSVNDVSHWIESRYNINLESQKTMVDDTAKKLLNSGTEVLGTTFGAVSSLMLFYIFIMIFTFFILFYRRLLHQFVLKAFGGEHDHVVNDITENVQTILRQYILGLLFEMIIVAAMACAAFWMIGIKYAVLLGLLVGIFNIIPYLGIFTALVLSVLITFATGPISNVIAVAVSIIVIHAIDANLLLPTVVGSKVRLNALITFLGIILGEMLWGLSGMFLSIPVTAIFKIIFDRIESTKPWGYLLGGDYEVKPAAKRRMKTQ; encoded by the coding sequence ATGATATCAAAACGAACAATTGCGCCTTTTTATGAACGCCTGGCATTAGTATTAATAGGGTTAGTAGTGCTGGGCTATTTAATAATTCAGGGTAAAGAATTACTTGACCCCTTATTATTCGGCTTCCTGTTCGCTATATTATTACTCCCCCTATCCAACTTTTTAGAACGTGTATTTAAAATGCCGCGATCCATGTCGTCATTTTTATCAGTGATACTGCTGGTAGGTGTAATTGCACTAATTCTATACATGGTTGGCAGACAAATATCTTTTCTTACAGCCGACTGGCCCATGCTTAAAAATCAGCTCTCGCAATCTGTAAATGATGTATCACACTGGATAGAAAGCCGGTATAACATCAACCTTGAAAGCCAAAAAACAATGGTAGATGATACTGCTAAAAAGCTCCTCAATTCAGGAACAGAGGTACTGGGTACTACCTTTGGCGCAGTATCTTCACTGATGCTATTTTATATATTCATCATGATCTTTACCTTTTTCATACTTTTTTACCGCAGACTGCTCCATCAGTTTGTTTTAAAAGCATTTGGAGGTGAACATGACCATGTTGTTAACGATATAACTGAAAACGTGCAAACCATTTTACGCCAGTACATTCTGGGCTTGCTGTTTGAAATGATAATTGTTGCAGCCATGGCCTGCGCTGCTTTCTGGATGATAGGTATCAAATACGCTGTATTGCTTGGTTTATTAGTGGGGATATTTAACATAATACCTTACCTGGGTATTTTTACCGCTTTGGTTTTAAGTGTATTGATAACTTTTGCTACCGGGCCTATTAGTAATGTGATAGCGGTAGCCGTGAGTATTATTGTAATACATGCCATAGACGCTAACCTTTTACTCCCTACTGTTGTTGGTTCAAAAGTGAGGCTAAACGCCCTTATAACCTTTTTAGGTATTATCTTAGGCGAAATGCTTTGGGGCTTATCCGGCATGTTTTTGTCTATACCAGTAACGGCTATCTTTAAAATAATATTTGACAGAATTGAAAGTACCAAACCATGGGGCTACCTGCTGGGCGGAGATTACGAAGTTAAACCAGCAGCTAAAAGAAGGATGAAAACACAGTAG
- a CDS encoding asparagine synthetase B — protein MRRIQKFLVLTLLLLPLLGKANSILMPMDEAQKEHLKAYGIAFWVLKADLEVDWLLNYRGGSFLVKYAKSLEDECKVRGVTYEVVSDSDVSAIMATINDASVNMDVVKLQKAPRIAVYSPKDKGPLEDAVDLVLKYAEIPFDYIYDEGILEGNLPKYDWLHLHHEDFTGQFSKFGNGFGNMEWNMRNRQMQEDVAKKFGYAKVSKMKLAVAERIREFTAGGGFLFAMCSGADSFDIALAAHNTDIVDYQYDGDPVADNAQAALDFTQTLAFQNFTLQLGPRARKFSNIDTRTLNRVPMQNDFFTLFDFSAKWDIVPSMLTQNHERVIKGFIGLATAFDKSLLKPGVTIMGELKTEGEARYIHGEYGKGQWTFYGGHDPEDYQHSPGSPQTDLKLHPNSPGYRLILNNVLFPAAKKKKQKT, from the coding sequence ATGAGGCGCATCCAAAAGTTTTTGGTTTTAACCTTGCTGTTATTACCCCTGCTTGGCAAGGCCAATTCTATATTGATGCCTATGGATGAGGCGCAGAAAGAACATCTTAAAGCCTACGGTATTGCCTTCTGGGTTTTAAAGGCCGACCTTGAAGTTGATTGGTTGCTAAACTATCGTGGTGGTAGCTTTCTGGTTAAATACGCTAAAAGTTTAGAGGATGAATGCAAAGTACGTGGTGTTACCTATGAGGTGGTAAGCGACAGCGACGTAAGCGCTATTATGGCTACTATTAATGACGCGTCAGTAAACATGGATGTGGTTAAGTTGCAGAAAGCTCCCCGCATTGCTGTGTATTCTCCTAAAGATAAAGGGCCTTTAGAGGATGCTGTTGATTTAGTGTTGAAATATGCCGAAATACCTTTTGATTATATTTATGACGAAGGTATTTTAGAAGGTAATCTGCCAAAATATGATTGGCTGCATCTTCACCACGAAGATTTTACCGGGCAGTTTAGCAAGTTTGGCAATGGCTTCGGCAATATGGAGTGGAACATGCGCAACCGGCAAATGCAGGAGGATGTGGCCAAGAAGTTTGGCTACGCCAAAGTATCAAAAATGAAGCTGGCTGTAGCCGAAAGGATAAGAGAGTTTACTGCTGGCGGAGGCTTTTTATTTGCCATGTGCTCGGGTGCGGATAGCTTTGATATTGCGCTGGCAGCTCATAATACCGATATAGTAGATTACCAATATGATGGCGACCCCGTTGCCGATAACGCGCAAGCGGCGTTAGACTTTACGCAAACTTTAGCCTTCCAGAACTTTACTTTACAATTAGGGCCGCGTGCCCGCAAATTCAGTAATATTGATACGCGTACGCTGAATAGGGTGCCCATGCAAAACGACTTTTTCACGCTATTTGATTTTTCGGCTAAGTGGGATATAGTGCCAAGCATGCTTACGCAGAACCATGAACGCGTTATAAAGGGTTTTATAGGGCTGGCTACCGCTTTTGATAAGTCGCTGTTAAAGCCTGGCGTTACCATTATGGGCGAATTGAAAACAGAAGGAGAGGCCCGCTACATTCACGGGGAGTATGGCAAAGGACAATGGACTTTTTACGGTGGTCATGATCCGGAAGATTATCAGCATAGTCCGGGTTCACCACAAACGGATTTAAAACTGCATCCCAACTCTCCAGGTTACAGGCTTATATTAAATAATGTACTGTTCCCGGCTGCTAAAAAGAAAAAGCAGAAAACGTGA
- the obgE gene encoding GTPase ObgE, with translation MSQGSNFVDYVKICCRSGKGGAGSAHLHRDKHTSMGGPDGGDGGRGGHVIVKGNAQLWTLLHLKFRKHVIAGDGESGGSATSTGKTGRDEILEVPLGTIARDAETGEILFEINEDGETRILTNGGRGGLGNWHFKSPTQQTPRFAQPGEPGREEWNVLELKLLADVGLVGFPNAGKSTLLSVVSAAKPEIADYAFTTLVPNLGIVAYRGGRSFVMADIPGIIEGASKGKGLGIRFLKHIERNAVLLFMVPADTARTIKEEYDILLKELNEYNPELMHKPRVLAITKADMLDDELMEEMKKEIPTELPSVFISSVAQKNIDQLKDLLWTEINKQ, from the coding sequence ATGTCTCAAGGTTCAAATTTTGTTGACTACGTAAAAATATGCTGCCGCTCCGGTAAGGGTGGGGCCGGCTCTGCGCATTTACACCGCGACAAACATACCTCTATGGGCGGACCTGATGGTGGCGATGGAGGCCGCGGAGGCCATGTTATTGTAAAAGGTAATGCCCAGCTGTGGACACTACTGCATCTTAAATTCAGAAAGCACGTTATTGCCGGCGATGGCGAAAGCGGCGGTAGCGCAACAAGCACCGGCAAAACCGGCCGCGATGAGATACTCGAAGTACCATTGGGTACCATAGCCCGCGACGCTGAAACAGGCGAAATTCTATTTGAGATAAACGAAGACGGTGAAACGCGCATATTAACTAATGGCGGCCGTGGTGGCTTAGGCAACTGGCATTTTAAATCGCCAACGCAGCAAACACCACGTTTTGCACAGCCTGGCGAGCCCGGTAGAGAAGAGTGGAACGTATTAGAACTTAAACTACTTGCCGATGTTGGTTTAGTTGGCTTCCCTAATGCTGGTAAATCAACGCTGCTTTCGGTTGTATCAGCTGCGAAGCCTGAGATCGCAGATTATGCGTTTACCACGTTGGTGCCCAACCTTGGAATTGTGGCTTACCGCGGTGGCCGATCATTTGTTATGGCCGATATTCCGGGTATTATTGAGGGGGCTTCAAAAGGTAAGGGCTTGGGTATACGTTTTCTTAAACACATTGAACGCAACGCTGTGTTGCTTTTTATGGTACCTGCAGACACAGCCCGCACCATCAAAGAAGAGTATGATATATTGCTGAAAGAATTGAACGAATACAATCCCGAATTAATGCATAAACCACGTGTACTGGCCATTACCAAGGCCGATATGCTGGATGATGAGCTAATGGAGGAAATGAAGAAAGAAATTCCAACCGAACTTCCTTCAGTATTCATTTCATCAGTAGCACAGAAAAATATAGATCAGTTAAAGGATCTGCTCTGGACCGAGATCAATAAGCAATAA
- a CDS encoding purine-nucleoside phosphorylase yields MLENIQHTVNYIKHRIGDFEPEIGIILGTGLGGLVNEIEVEKQLMYSNIPAFPISTLEFHSGKLIFGKLAGQKVVAMQGRLHYYEGYSMQEITFPVRVMKMLGIKTLFVSNASGSLNPDFKKGDLMVIEDHINLQPENPLAGRNDEDFGPRFPDMSQPYQRSLISKALDIAKQNNISCHKGVYVAVPGPNLETRAEYRYLRIIGGDAVGMSTVPEVIVAKHMSLPVFAISVLTDEGFGEELEPVSVEEIIAVAQEAEPKMTLILKELIASLNA; encoded by the coding sequence ATGTTAGAGAATATACAGCACACCGTTAATTATATAAAACACCGCATTGGCGATTTTGAACCCGAAATAGGAATAATTTTAGGCACCGGCCTTGGAGGTTTGGTGAACGAAATTGAGGTGGAGAAGCAGCTGATGTATTCCAACATTCCCGCTTTCCCCATTTCAACGCTTGAGTTTCATTCGGGCAAATTGATATTTGGTAAATTAGCCGGACAAAAAGTAGTTGCCATGCAAGGGCGTTTGCACTACTATGAAGGCTACAGCATGCAGGAAATCACCTTCCCGGTAAGAGTAATGAAAATGCTGGGTATTAAAACGCTGTTTGTTTCGAACGCCAGCGGCTCCCTAAATCCCGATTTTAAAAAAGGCGATTTGATGGTGATTGAAGACCACATCAACCTTCAACCCGAAAACCCATTAGCAGGAAGGAATGATGAAGACTTCGGTCCGAGATTTCCTGACATGAGCCAGCCCTACCAACGTTCATTGATCAGCAAGGCGCTTGACATTGCTAAGCAAAACAATATCTCCTGCCACAAAGGCGTTTACGTGGCTGTGCCGGGTCCAAATTTAGAAACCCGGGCAGAATACCGTTATCTGCGCATAATTGGCGGCGACGCGGTTGGTATGAGTACAGTGCCCGAAGTTATTGTGGCTAAACATATGAGTTTGCCGGTATTTGCCATATCTGTACTTACTGATGAGGGTTTTGGCGAGGAATTGGAGCCTGTTTCGGTTGAAGAGATAATTGCTGTGGCGCAAGAAGCTGAGCCCAAAATGACGCTGATTTTAAAAGAACTGATTGCAAGTTTAAATGCCTGA